CTTTCAAACCAAAAATTACGAAAGACGCCTCCTCAACGGCTACATCAGCTGATAGCAGGCGAATCTGAAGCGGGGTGATTGCCATCTGCGTGCCCTTAAGCATTCCGGCATACTGCTCCTTAAGACCAATTGCGATTTCGGCACGCCCGCGGAGAGTTACGCCGTTTGCAAAAGTATGAGTGCCATCGACCGCATAAATGGCCGCCATGCTGTCTGCCCTGCCCGCGTTGCTGGCTGCTTCATATTGCATAATACGTTTTTTGATTGCTTCTTCAGCTGATTCTTGACCGAAAGCAGAACCTGAAGCAACAAGTAATATCCCGCCAAGCAATACGGCGACGACGAGTTTATGCATCGCAAACCCCTTTCTGTTATGAGTCATATTACCATTTGCCATATGATAGCCATTCCACAGGGATTACTCAATGGGAAAGTGCACTAAAGGGGACCGTTGAGTCGTAGTTCCAGAAGTGTTAAGAAACCTGATTGACAGGAAGGATAGGTTACTAATTGTGTTTCAACAAGATGCTACAAAGCAGCATCGACCTTGCTCTCCCCTGGCTTCTGTACAATTTGCCTTTTGAATTGAATCAAGTTACTCTACAATCAGCGGAGTCCTTTGAAAAACATGCCAATAGGGAAATGCCTAATGCTTTCACCCCATCGGTTTCGAGCGCGCCATGCCGGGGTGTCACACATGGCACCTTCTTAGCGAGTCGCTGGCACAATACGAAGCCGTCCAGACTGGATTATAAGCGGGCATGACAGCCCCACTGGTCGCCGTAGCTAATCGTGGCAAGACAAACTATTGCCGCAGAATTTTCTCCATTGCTCTCCCTTTAGCGAGTTCATCAATCAGTTTGTCCAAGTACCGAATTTTCTGCATTAGCGGGTCTTTGATTTCTTCTACCCGCACGCCACAGACAACCCCCTTAATAAGCGAACTCTTCGGATGAAGCGCGGGAGCCTGCGCAAAGAAGGTCGCAAAGTCATTTCCCTGGTCGATCTGTTTCCGCAATCCCGCCTTATCATATCCGGTCAGCCAGCAGATTATCCGGTCAACTTCCTCTTTCGTGCGATTTTTCCGTTCCGCTTTTTGAACGTACATCGGATATACACTCGCAAATTTCATCGCAAAGACCCTTTGGTTATCCATTATAATTCCTCCTCTTTATCACAGTTCGATTAGCAGCGCTGTCGTTTGAACCGGCTCCCCCCTTTTGCATCGGTTTCCTAGACCAGATATATTACGAATGCAAGGGTTCACAGGTAGTCCTCCAATAAAAAAATCGCGCCACCCGGCGGGGTCATAAAAATCAATGCAGAGTTGACTATGCAATGCTTGAAACTTTTCGCTTCTTCTTTTGCAGTTGACAACATAGCAGAAGAAATCAGCCCCCAATGAACGGGCCCCAAATGACATCGCGTTCGTTGCCCCGCAGTCTATTCTCGCAGCTCTATTAAGCGACCTGCGGGACATAATAAGCTGCGTTCTATCTATATTCCCGAAGCAAACCCACAATTTTTCTCTCCCCCCTCATCTCTGCAAGTGAAAGAGGAGTTTGACCCTCTGCTGAAATATTGGGATCAGCTCCACTCTTCAATAATAACTCAACAATTTCTAAGTGCCCCATTTCAGCTGCGCGATGTATAGATGTAAAGCCCCTATTATCTCGGGCGTTGACATCTGCACCAGAGGAAATCAATAAGTTCAAATGTTGAATCTTCTTTGATTGCACGGCATTCATCATAGGTGTTGCACCTTGGAGTGACCTGACATCCAAGTCCGCCCCTAATTTAAGCAGATGTTGCATTGCTTGTGTACCTTCTGATTCTAGAGACCAATGGAGCGGCGCAAGGCCGTCTGCAGCGAGAATATCAATAGGGATGCCATTTTCAACTTGTAAGTCAATTTTATCCAATTCATTTCTAGCAGTGGCGATGTGCAGAAGAGAAAGGGAGCGCAAAGGTGATTCAGTCCAACCCTTAAGATTTGAGGTGAAAGTCCCGACTTTAGCCATATTACCGTATAAAGATAATGCCCATAAGCTAGCAGCCTTCTGGTCCGAGGAGAGAACTTTGGGGAGTGGTGCGGGAAATATTTCACCAATAGCATGACTAATCAGCAGATATCTTGCGATTGCTCGTATGAATTCCGGTTCATTTTCATCACAAAGTTGTCCTTTAATCTTATGGATATGGAGCCGACCATTTTGTTGGGTGGAGTCAGCGGTCGCAACTACCTTTCTTAACCAACTGCGAACGAAAATGATCTTGTTTTGATGGTAGAATATCGCCCATTTATTTTCCATTGCTCGCGGAAGAAATAGTACTCCCGGTGCAAGAATCGGATCAACATTGAAAGATATATCGGCCGTCATCTCAATGCCTGATTCAGGCTCTTGATTGATATATGAAGTCCCATCATCCGAACTAAAGGAAATTACATTCGCCGCCATTTGGGGGTCATCGGACCAGGAGAGCACTTTCTGTGTGATAGGTCGTAAATCTAATAATTTACTGCCCCAAGGATTTTCAGAGGCTTCAATCCAATTCAGAGAATGGGTATTTGAATATGATTCAATTATCACTCTGAAGAGATTCCTAAAAAATCGCATATGCACAAACCTTTCTTTGGCCAGCTGAAGATGATTACGAAATTTCCTATTACAATTTTCCGGCACAGAATTGCGGCTAAACTCCCATACCCGAATCGGCATTGATTGAGTGAACGCATTTGCACACTAAAAATTAACTCGGCTAGGGATCAATAAAAGCTAATATAAACGATTCCAATTAGCAACCTCATTACGCTTGCACGAATTCTTATCATAAATCTGATTGGTGAAACGAGTTCTGAGCATTTAATAAGTCAAAAGCATGAAATTACTTGTACCACAGCAGCTTACTTTGCTGGCACCCCCGCCCTCACTCCCCCCAATCATTTGTACAGTGAACCTTCAAAGTGCTATCAAATTATGCTATTCTTGACAGAACGTATTGGAGAATATTGAGATAATGAATACTGGGCCCGCTCGGTTGCCTCATTCATCACTTCTGAAAATATAAATCGCCCACCCTATAATATCTCTGCCCCACTTGAGATAGTTGTTCTTGTCCGACATCACTCGGTTCAAGAGTTCGGTTATGTCCGGGTCGTTGGGATTCTGACGGGCGTATTCGTCGGCCGCCAACCACTGCAGCCCTTCGTATTGATCCCAGTCATTCTTGTCGCTGACAATAGTATAAACAAGTTTCAGCCCCTGCTTCTCTCCAACCTTGACGTTATCGGCATGGGTTCCGAAGCTCTCTCTCTTAAGGCCTGATGCCTCCAGATATTCCTGTGCTGGTTCATGGAGCCAGAATGGCTCCCCAACGACTACCAGGCCGCCCGGGATAACCCAACTTTTCAATTTTCTTACCGTTTCACTGTGGTTTTTGAACACCCAGCTCGCCCCGATGCAAGACGCCAGATGCAGACTTGCAGGTTGTTCAGGCCTGAACTCGGCGCCGTCCATCTCAGTGAATTTGATATCAGCTCCGGACACTCTCTCGGCGGCCTTCTTTCTGCAATCTTCAATGCAGTAGGGAGAAATATCTACTCCCACCCCTCTGACTTCATATTCCTCAGCCAGTCGAATCAGAAACTCTCCTTTGCCGCAGGCGATATCGACCACTTCGGCCCCTTTCGGAAGGTCCAGAATTCTGACAAGGTGTGCCAGTTTGGCCTCGCTTGTCGGATTGCAGACGAGGTGCTTTTTATGCGTGATATTATAGAACTTCCAGGTATCCAAAGTCACTCCGTTTTGTATTGAAATATAAATCAAGACATTGAGAACCATTTTGTCAATCGGGAATTAACTCCCGAATGGTTCCGGATTCCGCGAGGCGCTACAAACGGTACTATGCCCTGTACACAAGGAACCCTTTGACATACTTGCCAAAGAGTCTAAATTTTAATCTGCCCGCCCCACCCAATCTCAAACTCTCGCCATATCTCTACCGCTGAGCATACCGAATGTACCAGAAGCCCGCAAAATGAGCGGCAGACTTATTCGTCTCTTCTTCTCTCTCTTTTCAAAACATCAGAATCGCTTCTGATAGAAATGGCAGTATGGCTCCTTGCCGGTGTAGTTGTAATAATCCTGATGATATTTCTCCGCTTCGAAAAACTCGCCGGCCTTGGTCACTTCGGTGACCACTTTGTACCCTTTGTCTTTCAGAATCTTTATCAATTTCTCGGCAATCTGTTTTTGAGTTTCATCGACATAAAAAACCGCCGAGCGATACTGGTCGCCGACATCAGGTCCCTGCCTGTTCAGCTGCGTTGGGTCATGAATTTCAAAGAAATATCGCGCCAGTTTCTCATAATCGGTCTTGGTCGGGTCGAAAACCACTTCAACCGCCTCGGCATGCCCGGTGTTTTCATAGCAGACCTCTTTATAGGTAGGATTCCTGGTTTTTCCTCCCATATAGCCGACCCGGGTTGAAATTACCCCTTCGACCTGCTCCAGAAGATACTCGGTGCCCCAGAAGCAACCACCGGCAAAATATGCTTTCTCGGTTTTGACCTCCTGAGATGCCGGTACGAAATTGAGCGAAATCGAATTGACGCAGTGACGGACATTTTTTTCGGTGAACCTTTCTCCTTCAAAGACATGCCCCAGATGTCCCCCGCATTTGGCGCAGGTGATTTCCGTCCGCATCCCGTCGGCGTCGGTCGTCCGCTTCACCGCTCCCGGGATTTCGTCATCGAAACTCGGCCAGCCGCAGCCGGAATCGAATTTGTCGCTGCTGCGGTAAAGGGGCGCTCCGCACTGTTTGCAAGTATATGTTCCGGCTTCCTTATGCTTATAATATTCGCCGGTAAACGGCGTCTCGGTCCCCTTGTGAATTATTACCCGCTCTTCTTCGGGAGTCAATTTATTCAATGTCATCTTTTTTTCCTCCGAGGTTCCTTCTGACCTCAACATAAATACGATGCTGACTATAGCCATCACTCCCAGAATCATCTGAAGCATTCTGCCGGTTTTCATTGCTGGACACCTCTATTTCTCTACGGGTGTAGATGCCAGGAATTTTAATCGTCTGTCCCTCTATCAGATGAAGACAAAATTATCCCCGGAAATGTTCCGCCAAACTCTTGCGATTGTCAGATTAAGCGGTTCAATTACCCCCGAAGTTCAAGGCTCGCAAAGAAAAAGCGTTCCCTGTCTATAGAGAATCAGTACTCTCCGCGGTTGGGAACGATACAGATAAATTCAAAATCTCTGTCGTACGGATTCTGGAACTGATGAATCTTATTGGGCGGCACCAGAGCGAAATCTTTCTCCGCCACTTCATGCATGACGCCGTCTATCATCAGACGTCCTTTCCCTGAAATGACATAGTTGACATGCTCCCAGTCGTGCTGATGTTTTGGGGTATGACCTCCCGGGGTAATCCTGAATACTCTGAGGGTGTATCCTTCCCAGCCCTCTTTAATTCCTATCGGGACTTTTTTGGTGACCCCCAGCACGTCCCCTGAACTCACTTCAGTCTCTTCTATTTCACTGAACTTGCGAACCGGCATTTCGTTCTCCTTTTTCATAAATCTACGAAGCAGCCGGCGTAATCGCAAGCCGTTCAGGCAGAAAGTATTTATAACCGGGTTGGCGCCGCATTCCGGCGGCGGGGTTACTCAGAGAAGATTCTCCAGTTTCAGTTTCAGTCGCAGTTCCTTCCCGCCGCGCTCCACCGCAAAACTATATTCTGTTCCGGCTTTCTCGGAAAGGAGCAGCCGCAATTGACTCAGTTCACCCAGCTGTTCCATCCTGATGCCGTTGATAGATTTTATGATATCGGCGGTTTGGAATCCCGCTTTTTCTGCGGGTGTCCCGCCGGCGACAAAGAGAACCTCGATATTTTTCCCGGAGCCGCGTTTTAACTGAAGCCCGGAGCGATCCACCGGATACTCCTTGTTGAAATTGGCGCCTTTTTCCAGTATCACTTTTTCCCGGTGATAATCGCAATAAATTACAAAATGCCGGAAGGTGGTATTTCCCAAGGTCCCAATCTCGTCGGAGACATGGGCGGTATCGACTTTGGAAATCTCAGTTCCGATTATCGGATTATCAATAACAAATCCACCCAGTTCCAGGCTCTTGCATCTGACCACTTTGGACCGATACTCCTGCCCGGCGCCTCGTCCCAGTCGCTCTACCCCGGTGCGGTTTGTGAACCCTTTTCTTAGCGCGTAGCCGCCGTCAAGCGACGTATTTGATGCCCCCAGATCAAACAGCCACGAGCCGGAGTGTTCATTGTCGAGATTTGCCGACACCATAAAAACACTGTTCTTGAAATAGAGAGGCAGTTCCGCGCCCGGTCCCTCGTATTTGAACGTCTCCGGGTCATAGAAAGAGACCAGCTGCGCGGCATAGTCCACCTTGGTCACAAATCGCGAGAGAAAGTCAAATCCGAGAATGCCGGCGCTTTCGATGTCGATTAGGCGGTTTAGTTCTGTCATATCGATTGCAGCGACTGTCTGCTGGTCGAATTCAATACCTCGAAGACTCAGCGAAGGAAGCGTGGCGAATGAAATGTCAACGGAGCCGCCGGCGCCCTTTCCTTTCATATCCCCTTTGAGTTCCAATCCCAGCTCTTCTGCGAACTCTTTGCTGATGACCGACATCCCCGCCCCGGTGTCCAGTATCCAGTACCGCTCTTTGCAGTTGACTGTAACCGGGATATAGAGATGATTCCCGGATAGACGGAAGGGGATATTTTCCGCGTTGACGCCATTGGTAAAGCGGTAGTCTTTGCGTGATTCTCCCGGAGGATAGAACTGGGATGGCTCAATCTCGGGGTTTGAGCGATACTCGCTGATTGTAATCTCCTGAGTTTGACCGGTCAGATGCTGGATTTCCTTTATCTTGAAGGCAACTTTCAGCCCCTCGATTTCGCGGTAGTCGCCATAATAGGAATCGGTCCCGTCTTCCCCTTCTTTGGCGCTGGTCTTCTCCAGCATAAAATTTTCGGCATTTATGAAACTGGTGTAGATATCGCTGTTGAGAGCGTTGGCAATTTTGATGGCATAGCATTTTTTGCCCTCGACATCAGCCATTCCGTCATATGAAACCTTGAAAATTTCCGATTGCGGGTTAAGGTATTCCAGCTCCGCCATTCGTTTCTTCAGTTCTTTTCGCTTCAGCGTCGGCTCATCAAAAGTGGTTATTTTCTGAAGTTTCCCGTTGGAGTCAAGCACCCAGTCGAATTCAGGATTGCTTCCCTGAAACTGCTTCAATATTCCCAGGTCAACATCGGCGCGGGAGAGGTCCGGTTTCTTTGTCCAGATTTTAATGGTCCCGCTGAGACCGGCCACCGCCAGCGTTCCCTCCATATACTGCGAACGCTCCGCTTTAAGACGCTCCAGTCCGCCGTTCATTTCGATATGTTTGTTCAGTATCTCATACGGGTCAGTCAGCCCGGTCTGCGAATAAGCGGAAACGGCAACAACCAGACATAGTCCGGTTATCCAGAAAGATTTGACAACGCGATTCATCACCTTACTCCTTTCGATTACACAGAAATTAACGTGGAGTCGCCGATTATGTTTCACCGCAATATGATTTGATAATGAACCGCCACAGCCGATTGATATTGCCGCCTTACTTCTTCAGCAGTTTGAAGGCGTGTGTCCAATTATTGTTCTTGAATCCATAGATAATCCAGAGCATCGCAAAAGCCTCCAGCCAGAACGATTCGGCGATACCTCCGATATCGACGCAGGAATTCCATCCCCATTTCTGCGCTAATTCTTCCACCCATTTCTTGGCGGAGTCATCATTGCCGGCGATAAAGAGGTCGGGACGTCCTTCCTCCAGATGAGCATTTATCATCGTTAAGGCATTTACCGTATTGAACGCCTTGACCAGTTTCGCTTGCGGAATAAATCTCTGTATCTGCTCCCCCAGCGAATTCCCCAGCTCCGCCGCAAATCTCGGCGGTACCCCTTTCGAGAAGTCAAGCGGATTGGTGGCGTCAATGACCATTTTCCCGCCAAATTTCTCTTTGCCCGCCATATCGATCGCTGCCAGAGTTGTTACGCCATGCGTGGCAAGAACCAGCGCCTCCCCGAATGATGCCGCCTCGGCGAAAGAACCGAGTGAGACTTTTGGCGAATTTAGTTCCTTCTGCCATTTCTCAAGCTTGGATATGTCGCGAGTCCCCACCTTGACATCGTATCCCAGACCGGCGAACCCCCGCGCCAGCGACTGTCCTACCATTCCCGAGCCTAAAATTCCAACTTTCATTGCTTTTCCTTTCTGTTTCTCTCAACAAAATGATTTTCTGCTTTGATGAATTAATTCCTAAACAACTTTATTGCGGCTAATGTTCGGATATTCGTCTGCTCCCAACCTCTTGACTTGTAAGGTAATAATGTTATAATTACAGAAATTATGACCGCCAGCATGAGATTATCTTAATGGACAAATTGATTTATCTTGATAACGGGGCTACTACCTTTCCAAAGCCGGAGGAGGTCTATCGCGCGATGGACCATGCCTACCGCAATTACGGCGTCAATCCCGGTCGTTCCGGTTACGACCTCTGTATTTATGCCGGCAACATTGTCGATGACACGCGCCGTCTCTTGACTCGCTTTTTCAACGGCGGCCTCGACCATAATCGCCTGGTTTTCTCTTATAACGCCACCGATGCCCTAAATCTCGCCATCTTCGGCTCTCTTAAAGAAGGCGACCATGCCATCAGCACTACCATTGAGCACAACTCTGTCCTTCGCCCCTTATATCATTGCTGGCGCGACCATAAAGTTGAAGTCGATTATATCCCTTTTGACCGGAAAGGATTTGTCGACCCTGACGATATCGGGCGCAAAATCAGAAAGAATACTCGTCTGGTTGCGGTCAATCATGGCTCCAATGTCATCGGTACCGTTCAACCTGTCAAAGAAATCGGCGCAATCTGCCGCGAACGGGGAGTTACTTTTCTTATTGATGCCTCCCAAACTGCCGGGAAACTTCCTATCGATATGCAAAAAATGAATATCGATATCCTCGCTTTCACCGGTCATAAATCGCTTATGGGTCCTATGGGTATCGGCGGGCTATATGTCCGCGACGGTGTTAATATCCGTCACACCCGCGCCGGCGGCACCGGAGTTCGCTCCGCCCTTCGGGGGCATCTCGATGAATATCCCTATCGCCTCGAATATGGCACCGGCAACCTGATGGGTATCGCCGGACTGAAAGCCGGTGTCGAGTGGATTGAAAAGAAAGGGCTCCTGAATATCGCTCATCAGGAAGACCTTTTGCTCAAAAAACTGCGTGATGGCTTGCGCGAAATTGACGGAGTGATTCTCTATTGCCAGGAGGATTTGACCGACCATATCGGTGTGCTGTCGTTCAATATCGAGGGACTTGAAGCCTCCGACACCGGCACCATGCTTGACGTAGATTATAACATCGCCTGTCGCACCGGGCTTCATTGCGCTCCTCTTGTCCATGAGCAGCTCGGCACCGACGCCGTCAAAGGGGCGGTCCGCTTTGGCCTGGGACCGTTCACTACTGATGGCGATATCGAGCATGCCGTTGCGGCGGTCCGCGAGATTGCCGCCGCCCGCAAGAAGGAGATATCGCCCGCTATCACCAACCGTAAACCAAGCTGCTGATTCCCGGGGATGCGGAATTTCATAATTCTCCGCCTCATTAACTATTTGATAACAGGCATTCTCCTTTCTGCCGCCGCCGTCGCCGCTGATGGAGACATTACTCATATAGTCTCGCATGACCGCATGAAAGTAGTCACCGACCCCTCGCGCGGTTACAACCCGTATCGTTCCTGGGCGCTTTTCCCCTCGACGGCAATCGAATACCGCAA
The genomic region above belongs to Candidatus Zixiibacteriota bacterium and contains:
- a CDS encoding NAD(P)-binding domain-containing protein; translated protein: MKVGILGSGMVGQSLARGFAGLGYDVKVGTRDISKLEKWQKELNSPKVSLGSFAEAASFGEALVLATHGVTTLAAIDMAGKEKFGGKMVIDATNPLDFSKGVPPRFAAELGNSLGEQIQRFIPQAKLVKAFNTVNALTMINAHLEEGRPDLFIAGNDDSAKKWVEELAQKWGWNSCVDIGGIAESFWLEAFAMLWIIYGFKNNNWTHAFKLLKK
- a CDS encoding class I SAM-dependent methyltransferase, which translates into the protein MDTWKFYNITHKKHLVCNPTSEAKLAHLVRILDLPKGAEVVDIACGKGEFLIRLAEEYEVRGVGVDISPYCIEDCRKKAAERVSGADIKFTEMDGAEFRPEQPASLHLASCIGASWVFKNHSETVRKLKSWVIPGGLVVVGEPFWLHEPAQEYLEASGLKRESFGTHADNVKVGEKQGLKLVYTIVSDKNDWDQYEGLQWLAADEYARQNPNDPDITELLNRVMSDKNNYLKWGRDIIGWAIYIFRSDE
- a CDS encoding cupin domain-containing protein, with amino-acid sequence MPVRKFSEIEETEVSSGDVLGVTKKVPIGIKEGWEGYTLRVFRITPGGHTPKHQHDWEHVNYVISGKGRLMIDGVMHEVAEKDFALVPPNKIHQFQNPYDRDFEFICIVPNRGEY
- a CDS encoding DUF2200 domain-containing protein, with protein sequence MDNQRVFAMKFASVYPMYVQKAERKNRTKEEVDRIICWLTGYDKAGLRKQIDQGNDFATFFAQAPALHPKSSLIKGVVCGVRVEEIKDPLMQKIRYLDKLIDELAKGRAMEKILRQ
- a CDS encoding ankyrin repeat domain-containing protein gives rise to the protein MIIESYSNTHSLNWIEASENPWGSKLLDLRPITQKVLSWSDDPQMAANVISFSSDDGTSYINQEPESGIEMTADISFNVDPILAPGVLFLPRAMENKWAIFYHQNKIIFVRSWLRKVVATADSTQQNGRLHIHKIKGQLCDENEPEFIRAIARYLLISHAIGEIFPAPLPKVLSSDQKAASLWALSLYGNMAKVGTFTSNLKGWTESPLRSLSLLHIATARNELDKIDLQVENGIPIDILAADGLAPLHWSLESEGTQAMQHLLKLGADLDVRSLQGATPMMNAVQSKKIQHLNLLISSGADVNARDNRGFTSIHRAAEMGHLEIVELLLKSGADPNISAEGQTPLSLAEMRGERKIVGLLREYR
- a CDS encoding aminotransferase class V-fold PLP-dependent enzyme, with product MDKLIYLDNGATTFPKPEEVYRAMDHAYRNYGVNPGRSGYDLCIYAGNIVDDTRRLLTRFFNGGLDHNRLVFSYNATDALNLAIFGSLKEGDHAISTTIEHNSVLRPLYHCWRDHKVEVDYIPFDRKGFVDPDDIGRKIRKNTRLVAVNHGSNVIGTVQPVKEIGAICRERGVTFLIDASQTAGKLPIDMQKMNIDILAFTGHKSLMGPMGIGGLYVRDGVNIRHTRAGGTGVRSALRGHLDEYPYRLEYGTGNLMGIAGLKAGVEWIEKKGLLNIAHQEDLLLKKLRDGLREIDGVILYCQEDLTDHIGVLSFNIEGLEASDTGTMLDVDYNIACRTGLHCAPLVHEQLGTDAVKGAVRFGLGPFTTDGDIEHAVAAVREIAAARKKEISPAITNRKPSC
- a CDS encoding bifunctional methionine sulfoxide reductase B/A protein, with product MTLNKLTPEEERVIIHKGTETPFTGEYYKHKEAGTYTCKQCGAPLYRSSDKFDSGCGWPSFDDEIPGAVKRTTDADGMRTEITCAKCGGHLGHVFEGERFTEKNVRHCVNSISLNFVPASQEVKTEKAYFAGGCFWGTEYLLEQVEGVISTRVGYMGGKTRNPTYKEVCYENTGHAEAVEVVFDPTKTDYEKLARYFFEIHDPTQLNRQGPDVGDQYRSAVFYVDETQKQIAEKLIKILKDKGYKVVTEVTKAGEFFEAEKYHQDYYNYTGKEPYCHFYQKRF
- a CDS encoding aspartyl protease family protein, with protein sequence MNRVVKSFWITGLCLVVAVSAYSQTGLTDPYEILNKHIEMNGGLERLKAERSQYMEGTLAVAGLSGTIKIWTKKPDLSRADVDLGILKQFQGSNPEFDWVLDSNGKLQKITTFDEPTLKRKELKKRMAELEYLNPQSEIFKVSYDGMADVEGKKCYAIKIANALNSDIYTSFINAENFMLEKTSAKEGEDGTDSYYGDYREIEGLKVAFKIKEIQHLTGQTQEITISEYRSNPEIEPSQFYPPGESRKDYRFTNGVNAENIPFRLSGNHLYIPVTVNCKERYWILDTGAGMSVISKEFAEELGLELKGDMKGKGAGGSVDISFATLPSLSLRGIEFDQQTVAAIDMTELNRLIDIESAGILGFDFLSRFVTKVDYAAQLVSFYDPETFKYEGPGAELPLYFKNSVFMVSANLDNEHSGSWLFDLGASNTSLDGGYALRKGFTNRTGVERLGRGAGQEYRSKVVRCKSLELGGFVIDNPIIGTEISKVDTAHVSDEIGTLGNTTFRHFVIYCDYHREKVILEKGANFNKEYPVDRSGLQLKRGSGKNIEVLFVAGGTPAEKAGFQTADIIKSINGIRMEQLGELSQLRLLLSEKAGTEYSFAVERGGKELRLKLKLENLL
- a CDS encoding SgcJ/EcaC family oxidoreductase, with amino-acid sequence MANGNMTHNRKGFAMHKLVVAVLLGGILLVASGSAFGQESAEEAIKKRIMQYEAASNAGRADSMAAIYAVDGTHTFANGVTLRGRAEIAIGLKEQYAGMLKGTQMAITPLQIRLLSADVAVEEASFVIFGLK